A DNA window from Impatiens glandulifera chromosome 7, dImpGla2.1, whole genome shotgun sequence contains the following coding sequences:
- the LOC124945710 gene encoding probable cytokinin riboside 5'-monophosphate phosphoribohydrolase LOGL10, translating into MEPIKDQYPSRRKFKRICVFCGSRPGSKPAFAHAALQLGKQLVKRNIDLVYGGGSIGLMGLISKTVADGGCHVLGVIPRALLPHEVSGETIGEVKIVSDMHERKSEMAKHAEAFIALPGGYGTMEELLETITWAQLGIHEKPVGLLNVDGYYNNLLALFDKGVEEGFIEDSARKIVLHADTPQELLNKMEEYVAVHDRVATRQSWEVGQEEITSTSTTTITEEDPKILKS; encoded by the exons ATGGAACCAATCAAAGATCAATATCCAAGTAGAAGAAAGTTCAAGAGGATTTGTGTCTTTTGTGGGAGCAGACCTGGTTCTAAACCTGCATTTGCTCATGCAGCCCTTCAACTTGGCAAACAGCTG GTTAAGAGAAATATTGATTTGGTGTATGGAGGAGGAAGTATTGGTTTAATGGGTTTGATCTCTAAAACTGTTGCAGATGGAGGTTGCCATGTTCTTGG AGTGATTCCAAGAGCTCTTTTGCCACATGag GTTTCAGGAGAAACTATAGGAGAAGTGAAAATAGTTTCTGATATGCATGAAAGGAAGTCAGAAATGGCTAAACATGCGGAAGCATTCATTGCACTTCCAg GTGGTTATGGGACAATGGAAGAATTATTGGAGACTATAACATGGGCTCAGTTAGGGATCCATGAAAAGCCA GTGGGTCTACTAAACGTTGATGGGTATTACAACAACTTGCTTGCATTGTTTGATAAAGGAGTAGAAGAAGGGTTTATTGAAGATTCAGCAAGAAAAATTGTTCTTCATGCAGATACACCTCAAGAACTGCTTAACAAAATGGAG GAGTACGTGGCAGTTCATGATAGGGTTGCGACCAGACAAAGCTGGGAAGTGGGCCAAGAAGAAATCACAAGCACTAGTACTACAACTATTACTGAGGAGGACCCCAAAATTCTTAAGTcctaa
- the LOC124944543 gene encoding tRNA-dihydrouridine(20/20a) synthase-like, translating to MMKSGGHTLFASIAPPLQSIVLKNKCRFPTSRLHGKDPFKPKNLFAYNQNHLLDIKTPIFAPRFLPPYFSVAPMMDWTDNHYRTLARIISKHAWLYTEMIAADTIVHQKDNLDRFLAYYPEQNPIVLQIGGSNIDSLSKATQLAAEYGYDEINLNCGCPSPKVAGHGCFGVSLMLDPKFVAEAMSVIASKSNVPVSVKCRIGVDANDSYDELCNFIYKVSSGSPTKHFVIHSRKALLNGISPADNRKIPPLKYEYFYGLLRDFPELRFTINGGINGVDEVNAALHEGAHGVMIGRAAYNNPWYVLGHVDTAVYGASPSNITRRQVLEKYGVYADSVIGKYGHKPTLRDVVKPLLGLFHSEPGNGLWKRKADAAFKHCTTFKSFIEETIVAIPESVLDSPIGEAPAGSVDTFSKAINVLPSPYVIEREQELLYA from the exons ATGATGAAGTCTGGTGGGCACACTTTATTCGCTTCTATTGCTCCTCCTCTTCAATCGATTGTGCTGAAaaacaaatgtagatttccAACCAGTAGACTTCATGGAAAAGACCCGTTTAAACCCAAGAACTTATTTGCTTACAATCAGAACCATCTACTTGATATTAAAACTCCAATCTTTGCTCCTCGGTTTCTTCCTCCTTATTTCAG TGTTGCTCCAATGATGGATTGGACAGATAACCATTACAGAACTCTCGCTCGGATTATCTCCAAGCATGCTTGGCTGTACACGGAAATGATTGCTGCAGATACAATTGTTCATCAGAAGGATAATTTG GACAGATTCTTGGCATATTATCCTGAGCAAAACCCTATTGTGCTTCAGATTGGTGGAAGTAATATTGATAGTCTGTCAAAAGCAACTCAGCTAGCAGCTGAATATGGCTATGATGAGATTAACCTGAA CTGTGGATGCCCTAGTCCAAAGGTGGCAGGGCATGGTTGCTTTGGTGTGAGTCTGATGCTTGATCCGAAG TTTGTTGCCGAGGCTATGTCAGTGATTGCTTCGAAGTCGAATGTTCCTGTGAGTGTCAAGTGCCGGATTGGGGTTGATGCTAATGATTCCTATGATGAGCTTT gtaattttatttacaagGTTTCTTCTGGATCACCAACCAAGCATTTCGTTATACATTCAAGAAAAGCATTACTCAATGGCATCAGTCCTGCTGATAATCGAAAAATACCTCCACTCAA ATATGAATACTTCTATGGTCTACTGCGTGACTTCCCAGAACTGAGGTTTACCATTAATGGAGGCATAAATGGTGTTGATGAG GTGAATGCAGCCTTACACGAAGGAGCTCATGGAGTTATGATTGGACGTGCAGCTTATAACAA CCCTTGGTATGTCTTGGGACATGTTGATACTGCAGTTTATGGTGCATCTCCCTCTAACATTACACGACGTCAG GTTCTGGAAAAGTATGGAGTATATGCAGATTCTGTTATAGGCAAATATGGACATAAACCAACCCTTCGGGATGTTGTCAAG CCTCTTCTTGGACTTTTCCATTCTGAGCCCGGGAATGGCTTATGGAAGCGGAAAGCTGACGCTGCTTTCAAACATTGCACG ACATTCAAATCATTTATTGAGGAGACTATAGTAGCTATTCCAGAGTCGGTTTTGGATTCACCAATTGGCGAGGCCCCAGCTGGCAGTGTAGATACTTTTTCAAAGGCGATAAATGTTCTTCCATCTCCGTATGTTATAGAAAGAGAACAAGAACTTCTGTATGCTTAA
- the LOC124944544 gene encoding protein TAB2 homolog, chloroplastic, with translation MATLSFSPAKIRTHSFQSHKPISKFSLPSKLNQTPSLFYSHLSLKTFKTLHFRNNSISDVSSPPETETVPEQDEQDEEDNDPTAELCYLDPEIDPESILEWELDFCSRPILDIRGKKIWELVVCDDSLSLQYTKYFPNNVINSITLRDAIASISDELGLPLPEKIRFFRSQMQTIITKACNELSIKYIPSKRCLSLLLWLDERYETVYKRHPGFQKGTKPLLPLDNPFPMELPDNLFGEKWAFVQLPFSAVKEEISSLQTTFNFGASLDLDLLGIEIDDKTLIPGLSVATSRAKPLAAWMNGLEVCSIEADTNRASLILSVGISTRYVYATYNKTEVTTNEAEAWEAAKKACGGLHFLAIQESLDSDDCLGFWLLLDLPPPPV, from the exons ATGGCTACTCTCAGTTTTAGCCCCGCCAAAATCAGAACTCATTCCTTCCAATCTCACAAACCCATTTCCAAATTCTCTCTCCCTTCCAAACTCAACCAAACCCCatctctcttttactctcacctCTCCTTAAAAACATTCAAGACTCTACATTTTCGAAACAATTCGATCTCCGATGTCTCATCTCCTCCTGAAACAGAGACTGTACCTGAACAGGATGAACAGGATGAAGAAGACAACGACCCAACAGCGGAACTCTGTTATCTCGACCCGGAAATCGATCCGGAGAGCATTTTGGAGTGGGAGCTAGATTTCTGTTCGAGACCCATTCTTGATATAAGAGGAAAGAAGATTTGGGAGCTTGTCGTGTGTGATGACTCTCTTTCTCTTCAATATACCAAGTATTTTCCTAACAATGTCATCAACAGTATTACCTTGAGAGACGCTATAGCTTCAATCAGTGATGAACTGGGTTTACCTTTGCCTGAAAAAATTCGATTCTTCAG ATCTCAGATGCAGACGATCATCACAAAAGCTTGTAATGAGcttagtataaaatatattccTAGTAAAAGA TGTCTATCACTTCTGTTATGGCTTGATGAACGCTACGAAACTGTATATAAGCGTCATCCTGGATTTCAAAAGGGAACTAAACCTCTTCTACCATTAGACAATCCTTTCCCAATGGAACTACCAGACAATCTGTTTGGAGAGAAATGGGCTTTTGTTCAACTCCCATTTTCAG CTGTTAAAGAGGAGATCTCATCACTGCAGACAACATTTAATTTCGGTGCAAGTCTAGATTTGGATCTTCTGGGGATTGAAATAGATGACAAGACTCTTATTCCTGGTTTGTCTGTCGCTACTTCGCGAGCAAAACCCTTAGCAG CTTGGATGAATGGATTAGAAGTGTGTTCAATAGAAGCGGATACAAATCGTGCTAGTTTGATATTATCAGTGGGGATTTCAACCCGATATGTTTATGCAACATACAATAAAACAGAAGTCACTACCAATGAAGCTGAAGCTTGGGAAGCTGCAAAGAAAGCATGTGGAGGTCTTCATTTCCTTGCTATTCAAGAAAGCTTGGATTCAGATGACTGTCTTGGATTTTGGCTTCTCCTAGACTTGCCTCCTCCACCAGTATAA